A region of the Argopecten irradians isolate NY chromosome 16, Ai_NY, whole genome shotgun sequence genome:
ATAACACATATCATAAGCAAAAATATAAAtcgatttttttatttcaattttatttttccgaATAATGAGCTATTTATTGTTCTCTTTCCCTTTAATAATAATCTACAAAGccttttaattaattgtatatagAAAATTTAGCTTTAAAGGACATCGTGTTCGCTTCCTGTTGTTATATTAGTTAACACAGAATGTGTTACAAGATTGTCGGTACCATCTATTCACATCGTTACTTTCCGCTATTCCTGACAACGACGGAAACACCCGATCGATTTTTCGTGTGTTCCGTCCCATACTCGTCGGCTTACTTTACGGTAGTGACGCTTCGTCCTCGTGTTTAGCGGGCCCGCATCATCAGCTGCCATTGGGTATTGTTTACCCGTCGCCATGACTACATCCCCTGCAACACTAAGCACAAGGGTGGATCGATGACACTACGAAGccaaaacaatcaaacaaataattCTTCTCTACATGAGATACATGACATAGCTTCAAACAGCGCACCTGATCGTATTTGTTAGTTAGCCCAATGCAATAAAACCCAGCAAAACTCGTGCGAGTCGAGGTGGTAAACAGAGATTTATATAAAAGGTGTAGACACAGTCTACCTGGCTTCTTTTACAGGTAACACATAAAGGTGAAGTCTGTATCGAGTACGTATACCTATCGATTGAAACAATTGATttgaattaattattcatacacACATTGTCCCGTGTCAAGTCGCCTATTCGAGAATAAAGACGTGGTGAGACTGAGTACCTAGATTCCGGCACATACCATTGGAGAACTCTTCCACTGTATATATgaacatagatatatatagaaacagCTTTTCACGACAACAACGTCATCAGAATCGACCCACGAGCCACAGTCAAAGTGAGTACTCCTGTCGGACATGGACCGTTTCTACCATTCGATGACTTGGATCATGACTTGCTAGTAAGGTGTGTATCAGGttgttgacgatattacacaacACGTAAAAAGACGGAATTTCGGGAAATAATTCGTCTCGGACATTAAACCTCACTTACAGGTCTGTAGCGAAAATttcctttaaaaaaataattattttttctttggaaaTATGGATGGTACTGTTGTGAAATCCCTCTATCTGTTTGTTCGTAATTGTTATCATTAAAGTGACACGTGATTATTAAAAACACACaagacaattttatttcaaaagtagATTTTTGCTAACTATTAAATATGGGTGGATGTGCCTCTAAAGGCAACAACAAGAAGAACTCGTACCTTCTTGACGTACATGAGGGTCATGAAATGGGCATCAACTGCATGGCCCTTAGTGAAGATGGGTCCGTGATTGCAACCGGAAGTGAAGACAAAACTGCGCGATTATGGAGTGCCAAGACAGAATATTGTGAATGTATTGGTATATTGAAAGGCCACGAAGAGTACATTAACTGTATTGTTATAGAAGACTGCTATGTGGTGACCGGAAGTGCTGATAAAACTATGCGGAAGTGGGATGTAAGCACGTGTGAATGCGTTCTCATCTGTCGTGGACACACTTCCGTTATTTACCGAATGATCTGTACAGGCGACTTCCTGTTCACTAGCTCTTACGACCGGACAGCCCGATGTTGGGATTTCGACAATGGTGAATGTCTGAGAGTTTTTCGAGGTCACAAACGCGGGGTGTATCCTCTAATTTTCATTCCGGCTGACGACGAGGAGGATGCTGTCGACGATCACGTCGATTTAGACGGCGGAACAGACATCCTGATTACAGGTTCAGCAGACTCTACGGCCAGGTCATGGAATTTCGAGACTGGACAGTGCATGAAAGTGTTCAAAGGTCATACAGGGGCCATCACGTGCATGGCGACCGACAATGTGGGACGTGTTCTGTTTACCGGAAGTACAGATAACTCCATCCGGAGTTGGAACCTCATCAAGGCCGAACCCATTAAGATATTCGAAGGTCATACAGCATCAGTAATTTGCATGCAGGTATGTATATTTTGCTCTATGTAGacataaatgttttatcaatGATCATATTTAATAAGCATTTTATGTGTCAGATATTTTAGATTAACATATCATTGCATTAATCACGCAAATTGTACATTGCGATTGCGAGAATCCATTATTGCGCTTTGTTTCGTTGAAATTCTATTGCGTCAACTGAAGCACATAATTATACCTGAACAACCTGTTATAAACGCTATGCAGCATAATGTTTGCAAGGGTTACTGGCAAAcgtttaatataaaaataatgcaCTTTTACACTTTTAATATAATGGAAAACACGTCATTAAAAAGATCTGAAATGTATTGATGCT
Encoded here:
- the LOC138310436 gene encoding WD repeat-containing protein 86-like, which encodes MGGCASKGNNKKNSYLLDVHEGHEMGINCMALSEDGSVIATGSEDKTARLWSAKTEYCECIGILKGHEEYINCIVIEDCYVVTGSADKTMRKWDVSTCECVLICRGHTSVIYRMICTGDFLFTSSYDRTARCWDFDNGECLRVFRGHKRGVYPLIFIPADDEEDAVDDHVDLDGGTDILITGSADSTARSWNFETGQCMKVFKGHTGAITCMATDNVGRVLFTGSTDNSIRSWNLIKAEPIKIFEGHTASVICMQVVNKMMYTGSSDHTGRAWVTEFGDCTRVYKGHKHTVSVIKVRDGLVYTACGDGIARCYDAKSGSQKREFNGSTSSVSSLQVVDGRLFTGSFDGCLRVWDARGIKEETIFGKEENKEKEIKENGQTKGGIPDNQVDRNQNNNKIMIE